The proteins below come from a single Mucilaginibacter mali genomic window:
- a CDS encoding GntR family transcriptional regulator, producing MKSSLFLEYIYIDYYSSTPKYLQLANSIIQSVREGKLTKNDTLPSINELNYNFEISRDTAEKAYKYLKSIGLLGSVPGKGYYIKNAEAEQQYKVFLIFNKLSPHKKILYDAIVDGLGNEAAIDFYIYNNDFAFFKKLLQNKSNDYTHYVIIPHFMDGGENVHEIINTLPKEKLILLDKLVPGVTGDFGAVYENFERDIFHVLEEALPQLSKYNTLKIIFPEYTYFPNEILKGFFSFCIQYAFSYKVVHDIQSEPINKGEVFINLMENDLVILIERILSTKLKIGEDIGVISYNETPLKKIILNGLTTISTDFEKMGEMTADIIKNGTPSKFEVPFYLTLRSSL from the coding sequence ATGAAATCTTCTTTATTCTTAGAATACATTTATATTGACTATTACTCATCTACCCCAAAGTACCTGCAGTTAGCCAATTCTATTATTCAAAGTGTACGGGAAGGAAAGCTGACGAAGAATGATACACTGCCCTCTATAAACGAGCTGAACTACAATTTTGAGATCTCGCGCGATACGGCTGAAAAGGCTTATAAATACCTGAAGTCCATCGGGCTGTTAGGATCGGTGCCCGGCAAGGGATATTATATTAAAAACGCCGAGGCCGAACAGCAATATAAGGTTTTCCTGATATTTAATAAGCTTAGTCCGCACAAAAAAATATTGTACGATGCTATTGTGGATGGCTTAGGTAACGAAGCCGCCATCGATTTTTATATTTACAATAACGATTTCGCCTTCTTTAAAAAGCTGCTGCAAAACAAAAGCAACGATTATACCCATTATGTGATCATTCCCCATTTTATGGATGGCGGTGAGAATGTGCACGAGATCATCAACACCCTGCCAAAGGAAAAACTGATCTTACTGGATAAGTTGGTGCCCGGCGTAACCGGCGATTTTGGCGCGGTTTATGAAAACTTTGAGCGCGATATCTTCCACGTGCTGGAGGAAGCGCTACCTCAACTTAGCAAATACAATACGCTAAAGATCATCTTCCCCGAGTATACTTACTTCCCTAACGAGATATTGAAAGGCTTCTTTAGCTTTTGCATTCAATACGCGTTCAGCTATAAGGTAGTGCACGATATCCAAAGTGAGCCTATTAATAAAGGTGAGGTATTCATTAACCTGATGGAGAATGACCTGGTGATCCTGATCGAGCGCATCCTGTCAACCAAGTTAAAAATTGGTGAAGATATCGGCGTGATATCCTACAACGAAACCCCGCTTAAAAAGATCATCCTTAACGGCCTGACCACCATCTCTACCGATTTTGAGAAAATGGGGGAAATGACTGCCGATATTATTAAAAACGGCACCCCATCTAAATTTGAGGTACCGTTTTATTTGACCTTAAGGTCGTCTTTATGA
- a CDS encoding alpha-N-arabinofuranosidase yields MKQPLQYFIAGALLCTTSLWSYGQTAKATISNDSKLVISKHIYGQFAEHLGRGIYDGFWVDKNMPVKKQDRIRMDIVEALRKIKIPNLRWPGGCFADEYHWRDGIGPRANRPKMVNTNWGGVTEDNSFGTHEFLELCNLLGCEPYISGNVGSGTVQEMSNWVEYLNFDGASPLTNLRKVNGHPEPFKVSFWGVGNESWGCGGNMTPEYYSNEFRRYAAFAKDYHDAKLKKIATGPSDADYNWTESLMKNVGTRMWGLALHHYTLPTGDWKDKGSATQFTEADYFKTMQNCLKMEELVTKHSAIMDKYDPAKKVALVVDEWGIWTNVEPGTNPGFLYQQNSMRDALIAGTNLNIFNNHCERVKMACLAQTVNVLQSLVLTKKEKMILTPTYHVFDLYKVHQDARFLPMKLDAPDYELNGQKIPAVNASASQDASGKVHISFVNLDASKDITIKANMGDINWNNVTGQILTSAKLTDINTFEEPGKIKIAPFSGAKKEGGIVSVVLPAHSVVVLELKN; encoded by the coding sequence ATGAAGCAACCTTTACAGTACTTTATCGCGGGCGCATTGCTGTGTACTACCAGCCTATGGTCGTACGGACAAACCGCCAAAGCAACTATCAGCAACGATTCAAAGCTGGTGATCAGCAAACATATTTATGGTCAGTTTGCCGAACACCTGGGCCGTGGTATTTACGATGGTTTTTGGGTAGATAAAAACATGCCGGTAAAAAAGCAGGACCGTATCCGTATGGATATTGTGGAGGCGCTGCGTAAAATAAAGATCCCAAACCTGCGCTGGCCCGGCGGCTGCTTTGCCGATGAATATCACTGGCGCGATGGCATTGGCCCACGCGCTAACCGCCCTAAAATGGTGAACACTAACTGGGGCGGCGTAACCGAAGATAACAGCTTCGGCACCCACGAGTTTTTAGAACTGTGCAACCTGCTGGGTTGCGAGCCATATATTTCGGGTAACGTAGGCAGCGGCACCGTTCAGGAAATGTCGAACTGGGTAGAATATCTCAATTTTGATGGCGCAAGTCCGCTCACTAACCTACGTAAAGTTAACGGGCACCCGGAACCGTTTAAAGTAAGCTTTTGGGGTGTAGGTAACGAAAGCTGGGGCTGCGGTGGTAATATGACGCCCGAGTATTATAGCAACGAGTTTAGAAGATATGCCGCCTTTGCTAAGGATTATCATGACGCTAAACTGAAAAAGATAGCTACTGGCCCAAGCGATGCTGACTATAACTGGACAGAATCGCTGATGAAGAATGTGGGTACCCGCATGTGGGGTTTGGCGCTGCACCATTATACCCTGCCAACCGGCGATTGGAAAGATAAAGGCTCGGCTACACAATTTACCGAAGCCGATTACTTTAAAACCATGCAAAACTGCCTGAAAATGGAGGAGTTGGTTACCAAACATTCGGCCATTATGGACAAGTACGACCCGGCTAAAAAAGTAGCTTTAGTGGTTGACGAATGGGGGATATGGACCAATGTAGAACCCGGCACCAACCCCGGCTTCCTTTATCAGCAAAACAGTATGCGCGATGCTTTGATTGCCGGAACTAACCTTAATATCTTCAACAACCATTGCGAGCGTGTGAAGATGGCTTGCCTGGCGCAAACAGTAAACGTGCTGCAATCGCTGGTGTTGACTAAAAAAGAGAAAATGATCCTGACGCCGACCTATCACGTTTTCGATCTATACAAAGTACACCAGGATGCCCGCTTTTTACCGATGAAACTGGACGCGCCGGATTATGAACTGAACGGACAAAAGATACCGGCAGTAAATGCCTCTGCCTCGCAGGATGCCTCGGGCAAGGTGCATATCTCATTTGTAAATCTGGATGCATCGAAGGATATCACTATAAAAGCCAATATGGGCGATATCAACTGGAACAATGTAACCGGGCAAATCCTTACATCGGCCAAGCTTACCGATATTAATACCTTTGAAGAACCCGGTAAAATAAAGATCGCGCCATTTTCAGGTGCTAAAAAGGAGGGTGGTATCGTATCGGTGGTGCTGCCGGCGCATAGTGTTGTAGTGCTGGAGTTGAAGAATTAG